A genomic segment from Comamonas terrigena NBRC 13299 encodes:
- a CDS encoding twin transmembrane helix small protein, producing MGYLVALAFLAIIASLGTALFFMLRKDDDTPSDSERGRRMARALAVRVGLSIALFLCLLLAWKLGYIQPTGLPLRS from the coding sequence ATGGGATACCTTGTTGCACTGGCCTTTCTGGCCATCATCGCCAGCCTGGGAACAGCCCTGTTCTTCATGCTGCGCAAGGACGACGACACACCGTCGGACAGCGAACGCGGCCGCCGCATGGCCCGTGCGCTGGCAGTGCGCGTGGGCCTGTCGATTGCTCTCTTCCTCTGCCTGCTGCTGGCCTGGAAGCTGGGGTACATCCAGCCCACCGGATTGCCCTTGCGCTCCTGA
- a CDS encoding cytochrome c oxidase subunit 3 codes for MSASTPGTTPYYYVPGVSHHPIWAAAGLFFVVLGAGNWINGHGWGMWSVLLGLVWWGVVLYQWIRDAARESEAGLFGRKIDLSYRWSMSWFIFSEVMFFGAFFTALWWARAHSVPALGGFENSLLWPDFKAAWPSVSPGATTSPAGTVEPFQTVGPFWLPTINTALLLTSGVTLTIAHHALRAGQRARTIAFMWATVILGFVFLCVQGYEYHHLYSDLNLKLNSGIYGSTFYLLTGFHGFHVFVGMLMLLVITLRLHNGHFSAQRHFGFEGAAWYWHFVDVVWLFLYVLVYWM; via the coding sequence ATGAGTGCATCGACCCCTGGAACAACGCCGTACTACTACGTGCCCGGCGTGTCGCACCATCCCATCTGGGCGGCAGCGGGCCTGTTTTTCGTGGTGCTGGGCGCCGGCAACTGGATCAACGGCCACGGCTGGGGCATGTGGTCGGTGCTGCTGGGGCTGGTCTGGTGGGGCGTGGTGCTCTACCAGTGGATACGCGATGCGGCGCGCGAGAGCGAGGCCGGGCTGTTCGGCCGCAAGATCGACCTGTCCTACCGCTGGAGCATGAGCTGGTTCATCTTCTCGGAAGTGATGTTCTTCGGCGCTTTCTTCACCGCCCTGTGGTGGGCGCGGGCGCATTCGGTGCCGGCACTGGGCGGTTTCGAGAATTCGCTGCTCTGGCCGGACTTCAAGGCCGCCTGGCCCTCGGTCTCGCCCGGCGCCACCACCTCGCCGGCAGGCACGGTGGAGCCGTTCCAGACCGTGGGACCGTTCTGGCTGCCCACCATCAACACTGCCCTGCTGCTGACCTCGGGGGTGACGCTGACGATTGCCCACCACGCACTGCGCGCCGGTCAGCGTGCCCGCACCATCGCCTTCATGTGGGCCACGGTGATCCTGGGCTTTGTCTTCCTGTGCGTGCAGGGCTATGAATACCACCACCTGTACTCGGACCTGAATCTCAAGCTCAACTCCGGCATCTACGGCTCCACCTTCTACCTGCTGACGGGCTTCCATGGTTTCCACGTGTTTGTGGGCATGTTGATGCTGCTGGTGATCACCTTGCGGCTGCACAACGGCCATTTCTCGGCGCAGCGCCACTTCGGCTTTGAAGGCGCGGCCTGGTACTGGCACTTTGTGGATGTGGTGTGGCTGTTCCTCTACGTGCTGGTGTACTGGATGTGA
- a CDS encoding SCO family protein: protein MLPMPPESSAPQPLGLTVHSLPEAGVSDPARTRSGRWKMLAVLLVCAAPVIASYFTYYVVRPEGRSSFGTLIDPQHPMPDVQGQRLDGSTAALASLQGQWLLVSVAGGACEGRCAEHLYLQRQLRESLGREKERLDWVWLVTDAVDPDAALRPALEQGSALRLPRAQVAQWLQPEAGHALEDHLYIVDPQGHWMMRLPAGMERSSAGRAKRDLERLLRASSSWDQPGR, encoded by the coding sequence ATGCTGCCCATGCCCCCTGAATCGTCTGCTCCCCAGCCCTTGGGCCTGACCGTGCACAGCCTGCCGGAGGCCGGCGTGTCCGACCCGGCGCGCACCCGCAGCGGCCGCTGGAAGATGCTGGCCGTGCTGCTGGTCTGCGCGGCCCCGGTGATCGCGTCCTACTTCACCTACTACGTGGTCCGTCCCGAAGGACGCAGCAGCTTTGGTACGTTGATCGATCCGCAGCACCCCATGCCCGATGTGCAGGGGCAGCGCCTGGACGGCAGCACGGCGGCGCTGGCCAGCCTGCAAGGGCAGTGGCTGCTGGTCAGCGTGGCCGGCGGCGCCTGTGAAGGCCGCTGTGCCGAGCATCTGTACCTGCAACGCCAGCTGCGTGAAAGCCTGGGGCGCGAAAAGGAGCGCCTGGACTGGGTCTGGCTGGTGACCGATGCGGTGGACCCCGATGCGGCCCTGCGCCCGGCCCTGGAGCAGGGAAGCGCATTACGCCTGCCGCGTGCGCAGGTGGCGCAATGGCTGCAGCCCGAGGCGGGCCATGCGCTGGAGGATCATCTGTACATCGTGGACCCCCAAGGCCACTGGATGATGCGCCTGCCGGCAGGCATGGAGCGCAGCAGCGCTGGCCGTGCCAAGCGCGATCTGGAGCGCCTGCTGCGGGCGTCTTCCTCCTGGGACCAGCCGGGGCGCTGA
- a CDS encoding DUF2970 domain-containing protein produces the protein MTVPPPAGQQHRLWHSIKAVAWALLGVRKGSEYERDFAQLQPLQVIAVGLVAVFVLVLGLIALVRWVS, from the coding sequence ATGACCGTACCGCCCCCCGCCGGACAGCAGCACCGACTGTGGCATTCGATCAAAGCCGTGGCCTGGGCGTTGCTGGGCGTGCGCAAGGGCAGCGAGTACGAGCGGGATTTTGCACAGCTGCAGCCGCTGCAGGTGATCGCCGTGGGGCTGGTGGCGGTGTTTGTGCTGGTGCTGGGGCTGATCGCCCTGGTGAGATGGGTGAGCTGA
- a CDS encoding cytochrome c oxidase assembly protein, giving the protein MAVHRDNLRMVGKLAVVAVGMFAFGYALIPIYKHVCEALGINVLAVSERQVPGNSSAVPANTQVDTSRTITVEFDANARGPWEFKPERRSLQVHPGELATVMYEFQNVQNHRMAAQAIPSYAPRNAAPHFNKLECFCFNQYVLEPGERKEWPVAFVIDPKLPKDVTTITLSYTFFEVGGKTPPAPVASVVTGKEQS; this is encoded by the coding sequence ATGGCCGTGCACCGCGACAACCTCCGGATGGTGGGCAAGCTGGCCGTGGTGGCCGTGGGCATGTTTGCCTTCGGCTATGCGCTGATTCCGATCTACAAGCATGTGTGCGAGGCGCTGGGCATCAATGTGCTGGCCGTGTCGGAGCGGCAGGTGCCGGGCAATTCCTCGGCCGTGCCGGCCAACACCCAGGTGGACACCAGCCGCACCATCACCGTGGAGTTCGACGCCAATGCGCGGGGGCCGTGGGAGTTCAAGCCCGAGCGCCGTTCGCTGCAGGTGCATCCGGGCGAGCTGGCGACGGTGATGTATGAATTCCAGAACGTGCAGAACCACCGCATGGCGGCGCAGGCAATTCCCAGCTATGCACCGCGCAATGCCGCGCCGCACTTCAACAAGCTGGAGTGCTTCTGCTTCAACCAGTACGTGCTGGAGCCGGGGGAGCGAAAGGAATGGCCGGTGGCGTTTGTCATTGATCCCAAGCTGCCCAAGGATGTGACCACCATCACCCTGTCCTATACCTTCTTTGAGGTGGGGGGCAAGACGCCGCCCGCACCCGTGGCCAGCGTGGTCACCGGCAAGGAGCAGTCATGA
- a CDS encoding SCO family protein, with amino-acid sequence MDKRRMLQGLLATGLVAGMGLGLAGCSRQQEVKLQGVDVTGAEYAKDFPLPDADGKLRSIKDFAGKVTVVFFGYTQCPDVCPTTLQELVEVKQMLGAQGDKLQGVFVSLDPERDTPEVLKAYVGNFDPSMVALTGTPEQVAAVAKDFKVFFRKVEGKVPGAYTLDHTAGLYMYDPQGRLRAYHRYGAGAQPLVADAQVLLAEK; translated from the coding sequence ATGGACAAACGACGGATGCTGCAAGGCCTGCTGGCCACAGGACTGGTGGCCGGCATGGGCCTGGGGCTGGCGGGCTGTTCGCGCCAGCAGGAAGTTAAGCTGCAGGGCGTGGATGTGACGGGTGCCGAATACGCCAAGGACTTCCCGCTGCCCGACGCCGACGGCAAGCTGCGCTCCATCAAGGATTTCGCCGGCAAGGTGACCGTGGTGTTCTTCGGCTACACCCAGTGCCCCGATGTGTGCCCCACCACCCTGCAGGAGCTGGTGGAGGTCAAGCAGATGCTGGGCGCCCAGGGCGACAAGCTGCAAGGGGTGTTTGTCTCCCTGGATCCGGAACGCGATACGCCGGAAGTGCTCAAGGCCTATGTGGGCAATTTCGACCCCAGCATGGTGGCGCTGACCGGCACCCCCGAACAGGTGGCGGCCGTGGCCAAGGACTTCAAGGTGTTCTTCCGCAAGGTGGAAGGCAAGGTGCCCGGCGCCTACACCCTGGACCACACGGCCGGTCTGTACATGTACGACCCCCAGGGCCGCCTGCGCGCCTACCACCGCTACGGTGCCGGCGCCCAGCCGCTGGTCGCCGATGCCCAGGTGTTGCTGGCCGAAAAATAA
- a CDS encoding cytochrome oxidase small assembly protein yields the protein MQRQKNLRMALILASIAAVFFVGFVAKMALLH from the coding sequence CTGCAGCGCCAGAAGAACCTGCGCATGGCGCTGATCCTGGCGTCGATCGCGGCCGTGTTCTTTGTCGGTTTTGTGGCCAAGATGGCCTTGCTGCACTGA
- a CDS encoding SURF1 family protein, whose translation MALTARLGWWQLDRAAQKEAMQAAIALQSAQPVLRNADWPALRAAADDAGEPSTWLHRPVQLTGRWQAAHTVYLDNRQMQGRPGFYVLTPLLLEGGGAVVVQRGWVPRNFQDRTALPPMATPEGLVQVQGRIAAAPSQLYALGAEPAAARFARIRQNLDLPAYAQQTGLALPPWSVVQTGAASEGLLRQWPEPDAGVSKHYGYAFQWFGLCALVALLYLWFQILRPLRRASFDAAHAP comes from the coding sequence ATGGCCCTGACGGCGCGACTGGGCTGGTGGCAGCTGGACCGCGCGGCGCAGAAAGAGGCCATGCAGGCCGCCATCGCGCTGCAGTCCGCGCAGCCGGTGCTGCGCAATGCCGACTGGCCGGCACTGCGGGCTGCGGCAGACGATGCCGGCGAACCATCCACCTGGCTGCACCGCCCCGTGCAGCTGACCGGACGCTGGCAAGCCGCACACACCGTCTACCTGGACAACCGCCAGATGCAGGGCCGGCCGGGTTTTTATGTGCTGACCCCGCTGCTGCTGGAGGGAGGCGGTGCCGTGGTGGTGCAGCGCGGCTGGGTGCCGCGCAATTTCCAGGACCGCACGGCCTTGCCGCCGATGGCCACGCCAGAGGGGCTGGTGCAGGTGCAAGGCCGCATCGCCGCAGCGCCTTCGCAGCTGTATGCGCTGGGGGCCGAGCCGGCCGCTGCCAGGTTTGCGCGAATCCGCCAGAACCTGGACCTGCCGGCCTATGCGCAGCAGACAGGTCTGGCTTTGCCGCCGTGGAGCGTGGTGCAGACCGGCGCCGCCTCCGAAGGCCTGCTGCGCCAATGGCCGGAGCCGGATGCCGGGGTGTCCAAGCACTACGGCTATGCTTTCCAATGGTTCGGACTGTGCGCCCTGGTCGCACTGCTGTACCTGTGGTTCCAGATCCTGCGGCCGCTGCGCCGCGCCTCTTTTGATGCTGCCCATGCCCCCTGA